GGAATGGGGGACCCAACCATGAGGGACAGACGCTGAAAATGGCCAGGACCAGGGGCTCTGCTGGCCAGCCCGGGGacaagggggagagaagggaggggagggccGGGGACAGGGCCCAGGGGGGACCATCCCACTCACCCCTCCACATCCACGTTCTCCTCCTTGGGCCCGGGCTCGGCCAGCAGGGGCACCGTCATGGAGTGGTAGGTGATCACCGGCCCCGGACATTTACGCTTCTTGTGAACCTGCTTCTTCTTGTCCGCCTCCAGCCGTTCATAGTTTTCTGGGAGATGGAGGGGAAGTCAGACCCTCCCTACTGGAGCTCCTCCAGCCAGCTGCCCTTAGCCATCCCTTACTGCCCGCAGCCTCCCTCATGCCTTGCTCCCCCACATCATCCCCAGCCTTCACAGCCTCCTCTTGGGGATATACCGTGGCCACGTCATTCACACAGTCCCGGGTCTCCCCACCTGCACCCCAAACCTCCTGTCTCCGTCCCTGGGTCTTTCCAATTTCTCTCTGCCGTCCTGTCTCCCCTCCACTGCCCCCCAGGCTCCCTGCTGACCCAGGGAACGCAGGTTGAGCTCCTCTGTGATCTTGGCTTCCCTGAGGAGCTCCTCTTGGGTCAGTGGTCGCTCACAGTGCGGACCCTTCCGCCTCCGCGACTGGCCCTGCCGCTCCTGAACCCGGAGGAATGTCTGGCGAGTGTGCTCAGCCGTAGACTGGCGCATTGACTTCCGGCctggatagatggagagagaaggggagacatTTTGTCACTCAGgaccacctcctccaagaagcccgCCCACTCACATGCTCTCAGCTCCTTTCCCCAAAGCAGCAAATTCCCAACGACACCtttttaaaaccccttaccttccatcttagacttagtactgtgtattggttcaaggcagaagatcagtaaaggccaggcaatgggggttaagtgacttgcccagagtcacacagttgggaagtgtctgaggtcacatttgaacccaggatcccccaatctccaggcctggctctccatccactgagtcacctacctgctccccacccccatctatcccccttttatttacttcttaaattctggctctgctcattccTAGCCATGAGGCCTTGGTGACTtggtgagcctcagtttcctcatgtgcaaaatggaGGAGTTAAGCTAGATCATCTTTTTCTCCTCCATATCCTCTCATCATCCTTCTCTTGATTACCTATGAAGGCAGAGAACTACAGAGCAATCACCTCCACAGAATTAACAGGCAGCCTGCAAATACTTTATGGTTTTCCAggagtaaaatatttattttcctaattctgcTGTTATGTAGCTAATCCTAATCTTGTTTCCATTCTCTGAACACAAGGAAATGTGTGCCAGAAGCATGCTGAGAGCCAGAAGAAATTCTGGAATGAAATATTTACTGTGTTTAGTTCACAAGTGGCTCACCCAAAGGAAGAGCCGGCTAAAAGGCATTTATTCTACTGACAAATCTTTGCTCACAAATCAGGCTTTGGCTCTCTGGTGGAAGGAACTGAGTCTCTTCTTCActtgttcttttttaaacccttaccttccgtctttaaaatcactactaagtatcagttctaaggcagaagagtggtcagggctaggcaataggatgaaatgacttgtcatACAACAAGGAAGtgtgaggctagatctgaaccctggacctcctatctccaggcctggttctctattccctgagccaccctGTTGCCCCTTTCACTCGTTCTTTATTGTGTACTCACAGGACACCTCATACATGTAAGCATGGAGTTAACCCTGGATGTATTTTTGGTTCCACTGCAATCCTCTAAGTCTATTTCTGAATGGTGGTGAAAGAGTAGATGGTGGGCTAAGATACACTAAGACAGCCTCCCCCCTCATCCTTTCCAAACAGCCCCCTACTCACTGTCCAGGCCGTCATCCTGCAGCTCCAAGGGTAGCAGTGTCTTCTCCTCCCGTGCCTTCTGGGAGCTGCCTGCGGGGGTGCTTACTTTTCGAGGCCTCAAGCTCTTGATAGGCTCCTGGGGGCAGGTTGGGGTCAGAGAGCAGGGGTTGAGGGGATAAGGAGAAGGAACAAGAACCTGGGGCCTACAGAAGGGAGCCTAGAGACTGAGGGACTTGAGTTGGAATAGGAAAAACCTAGAAGATTGGGGAAAGGCAGCAGGAGCCACTAGAATCTGGGGAAGCTGGGGCTGGGGCAGGCCCTCCCCAAACCCAGGGTCCCCACTCCACCTTGTAGGCCTTGGTGACTACACGACGCTTTCTTCTGGGTTCATCTCCATCCCCATCGCTTGCAGGCTCGTCTCCTTCATCAATGTCAAAATCAGAGTCAACTTCATCCTCTGTGTCTGACTGGTCCCCCTGATATTCATCGTCACCAGATtcctggaggaggaagaaaatgggaaTTTGGTCAACACTGTACATGGTCACTCATGGGTTAGGGATATAATTCTTCTTCAGTGgctagagtactgggcctggagtctgaaagacctgagttcaaatccagcctcagattagCTGCatatccctggacaagtcacttaactttgactGTATCAGACTGTATCAGTTTCCTGATATGGGGATAGCAATAGCACCTacatctcagggttgttgtgaggatcaaatgagagattatAAGTaaagcctggcatatagtaagtctATGATCATGCTAAGTACTAACTATTGTTATGATTATGATCATCTCTCCTCCACCAAGAAGACCATCCAGACAGAGTCCACTGGGTGTTCTCCCATCCCCACTTCCAACAATGAGGACTTCTAATTCTGCCTCCAACACCTATTatttgtgactttggataagcTGAATCTCTTCAAGTCTTGGTTATCTACTCTTGAAAAATGCGGACACTGATACCTATCCTGGCTACCCCAtcaggatgaaataaaatgatgaataggGACATGCTTTATCAATATTAAAATtcttggagcagctgggtggctcagtggattgagagccaggcctagacatgagaggtcctgggttcaaattggcctcaggcacttcctagctctctgaccctgagaaagtcacttaacccccattgcctagcccttaccacccctctgccttggaaccaatacacagtattaattctaaggtggaagacaaaggtttaaaaaaaaaaagaaatattacaatTCATCTGGGCATTATCcactccctctttttttaaacctttgcccttctaccttagaactaatactaagtatccattcctaAGCAAAAGAGGagtgggtcatacagctagtctgaggccatatttgaacccaggacctcctgtttccagacctggctctctatccattgagccatcttcctgccccattatttttttttggaaagaacactggacttagaatccAAGACCAGGGCTTTTGAGTCCAAGCCCTCcttctttaataatttaatagtgtgaccctggacaagctgTTTAGTCTCTGagaacttcctcatctataaagtgagttgACCTATTTCTACTCAATTTCCAAGATTTTTCCCTCTTCTAAACTCCCATAGCTATTTGTACCTCCCTTACATACTCAGCATATTCTACCTTGCATTCattttcagtgtgtgtgtgtgtgtgtgtgtgtgtataaaaatataactgtctatatgtgtgtacacacacacacatttttactGGTGAAATTCTCCAAGAGACCACACTTGATAGTGCCTTGCAGAGTGTTTGTTCATCACAGGTTCTGAATGCTTGCCAGATGCTCActgtcaatagacatttattaggcacctaataTGTTCATGGGATTAAATGAATAAGACATGGTCTAATCAAGGATTTTACAGGCTGGTTAAGAAGACAGCAtatcataataatagctcatgATCACAGAGGTCTTTTTCACAAAGGTTTACAAAGCAGTTTACATGCACTCTCTTCTTTGATCCTAAAAACAATGTGGCGAGATGGGAAACACAAGTACGgccactttacaaataaggagactgaggcttaGTGAATTTAAGTGATGTGTCTAAGCTCATGTTGCTAATAAGTAGAAAAGCTGAGATTTGGGGGTCTGAAGACCTGGGCTTCTTCTAGTATATCACTGCCTATGAAGAGTGATTAGTAATGAAAGATCACCTTTTATAAGTGCTTAAATAAGAGATATGGACAAAAAGCTTTATGAGATTTTAGGTAGGATACAATCATTAAGGATGGGAGTAACTGGGAATGGCTTCCTAGAGGAAGTGAAACCCAACAAggaaatgagagggagaaaggggattCAGGATTCTAGGCACTGGGTTAGCAAAGGTAAAAGCAAGAATGACTTTGGTATAATTATGAGACAAATGATTCAACTAATCTGAGTGAAAGGATCTATGTAgggaaaaataaggataaaaaaaggtTGTTAAGAATATATTGTataattgggacattaatgcattgctggtagagttgtgaactgatccaaccattctggatggcaatttggaactatgctcaaagagcgataaaagaatgcctgccctttgatccagccataccattgctgggtctgtaccccaaagagatcatagataaacagacttgcacaaaaatatttatagctgcgctttttgtggtggcaaaaaactggaaaatgagggtacgcccttcaatgggggaatggctgaacaaattgtggtatatgctggtgatggaatactattgtgctcaaaggaataataaactggaggaattccatgtgaactggaaagacctccaggaattgatgcagaatgaaaggagcagagccagaagaacattgtacacagagaccaatacactgtggtaaaatcgaatgtaatggacttctgtactagcagcaatgcgatgacccaggataattctgagggacttatggtaaagaacgctacccacattcagaggaagaactacaggaggggaaacacagaagaaaaacaactgcttgaacacttgggttgatgaggacatgattggggatgtagacccgaaaagacccgaaaagaccacaccaatgcaactatcaataatatgtaaataagttttgactgatcacacatgttaaaaccagtggaaatgcgagttagctgggggggggggtagggtttgagggggtgaagggggtaaagtaaaaacatgaattatataaccatggaaaaattttctaaaaataaaaaattttttaaaaagagaaaaaaaaaggatatattgtagagagggggcagctgggcaagtcacttgacccccattgcccacccttaccactcttccacctaggagccaatacacagtattgactccaagacagaagataagggtttaaaaaaaaaaaaaaaaagaatatattgtagaaagccttgaatgccagcCTAAGAAAAGTATTCTTTATCCTGAAAATAACATGAAACATTTGAAAGCTTTTGACCAGAAGGTAGGGTTTGAGAATATGAAAAAGTGTGTTTTAAGGTTAAACTGGTAGAACTTATAGGGAAATTTGTAAAGAGGTTAGACTACAGAAAAGGAAAGCCAGTTAAGAGACTTCCGCAATGAAGGGACAGAGACCTAAGGTAATTCATGAAGGCCTAGGCAAAAAGTGTGAATAGAATGTGACCCAATAAGATTTAGTGACTGATTAGATATGGGAAGAAAAGAAGTCCAGGATGAATACAAGGTTCTGAgcctagaaaagagagagaatagtgATAATATTAATTGAAAAGCAAGtctggaagaagaaatggatttaGAGGAAAGATTACAAGTTCAATATCAAACATGTCTCTATGTATCTGTGAATAATAGTAGGGAATAGGGTAggatgaccttgagaaagtcacagATTTTTTAAACTAGAGTCGtgttagaattagaagaaaacctAGAGCTTCATTTAGTTCAGtggagtcaaactcaaatagaaacagaagctAGTAAGATCAATGCTGGCACATATTGACCTGGAAAACCATATATTAGcatcattttgtttcatttttttattttaattttatttgtttatttttattttttgtcagtttttaaatttattttgtcaaatatttacaaattacattttttaaacccttatcttccaacttagaatcaattttgtgtatttgttccaaggcagaggggcagtaagcgctaggcaatggggcttaagtgacttgtccagggtcacataggctaagaagtacctgaggccacatttgaatttaggacttcctgtctctgggcctggctctcaatccaccgaggcACTTAGCTGTTCCagcaattacattttaatctggtttaggcaGAACTTGAGCATGTCTGATACCTCTGATTTAAACTAATCCTTACTCAATGCTGAAATCCCTCTAAAATATCCTCAGCATGTGGATATCCTCTTAAAGAGTCTTCTAATGATAGGAAACTCACTTTTTCACAAGGCagtcaatcctttttttttttttaataactttaatTGATAAAAAGAATTCTTATACTGCACTAAAACTTGCCTCCTGCAACTTCCTAGTTTTTCCTTCTGGAACAAAATACAACAggttctgtctctcttccctgagAGATgtttaaatatctgaagtcaaagCCCTCCCGTAGGAAGATTTTCCAGGCTGAACAAGCCAGTTCCTTCCACTGATGCTCAAGAGATATGGTTTCCATGGTATCCATGATATACTTCAATGGATCTGTTCCCATTTGTCAGTGTCTCTTAAATGTGATTCTCAAAACTGAACCCCCTATTCCTGACCTCAGTGATGACGTCAAAAGAATGACTCCTACAGATTGCTTTGGGATtagcacctccctccctctgGATACTCTCTTTAATGCCAcctaaaatcaaattatttttttggcAGCCATGTCTCAATGATGATTTGCACTGACTTTTCAGTGAATGAAGTAGGGATGACTGTTGGGATAAAGCCCAAGAGTTAGGCTCAAAAAAATTAACTGCACAAAAACAGAATGGGGAAGAGTGGTTACATAAAAGTTCATGTGAAAAAGAGTTGGGGTTTCTGTGAATGTGAGGCTAAATTTGAGTCAATAGTGTAATGTGGCAGCCAATAAAGCTGCCACCATTTTATGATCACTTCAGAGACACAGGGTCTAGAAAACAAGTTCTACTGCAGCCTGCTCAGGCTGTTCAGGTAAGGAGTACCATGTTCAGTCAGGTGTAGTTGAGAAGGTCACTGATCATAAACAGAGGAGCAACTAGGATGGTGGCAAGACTGTAAAACATGCTCAACGTCAATCAGTGAAAGGAAGTGGGACAGTTAGCCTAGAGCAGACTAATGGAGACACGGTGACTGCCTTCAAGTACATGAAAGGCTCTcagaagagaaattagatttgTTTGGCTTTGCTAGAGAAGGCATAAAATCGGAGCAATGAATGCAATATACAGAAAAGCAGATTAATGTTCAGTGCAAAGAAATACTTCCTAACACTCAGAACTGAACTAGAACTGAAATGTGCTTAAGTAGAGGTGCTGAGTTCCCTATCACTGGAGATATTCAATGACCAGAAGGCTGAACAAGCACTTATTGGAAATATTGTGGAGGGGCTTACTACTTGGgtaaagttggactagataaacaCCAAGATTCCTTTCTAAATGTGATTCTGTGAAATCTTCTGGAACGGTTTTAGAGGAACTGTTGTTTCATGTGAACTCTCCCATTCTGTACCCATAAAGTTGAAGTTTTAACCCAAGTGctgtattttacatttatttctattaaatttcatgaTACATCCACAGACCAAAAGTTTTGAACCCTATGTAGGTCATTCAAAGTTTTCTCTTAGTTTAGTGTTACTTACAAATTTGATAATCTACTATCTGTACCTTAATCCACATAtttgatgaaaaatatttaatagaaagaACCTGCTAGTAATTACTATTATGCCAGATTGCCTTCATTTTTAGGtggtggaggttaaatgacttttccagggtcacacagtttggatgTGTCAAGGTCATATtcgaattcaggacttcctgtctttaagcctgtctctcaatccactgagccacctagctgccccctatacatagaattctaaggtgaaagaagataagtattgttattatccctattttacagatgaagaattgaagGCAAGTAGTCATTTTAGTGACTTTGCCTAGGATCATTGCTAGTGTCTatggctggatatgaactcaagtcttcctgactctggtccCAGTGCTCTGCCCACTACACTATTAACTGCCTCTTGTTCTTAGTAATTACTATCACTTATTCTCATGCAAATTACATGTTCAGGGTGATCACCACTTTCCTAAGTGTTCACAAACTAATTGTTTAATAATCTCCAAACTGTTTAGGGACCCTTCTTAATCAACTAGCAGGTAAGAACATTCCccttggagtaaaaaaaaaatccaaaaatagaAGACTGaactgggcaagccatttaacctcttggagcctcagtttcctttctgtaGAGATAATACTAGTACCTACTTTCTAGGTCTGATGTGAGGTTTAAATGAtaggatatttgtaaagtgcttcataagTGCTAGTTACTAATTAACCTCTTGGAACCTCAGtgtccaattttctcatctgtaaaatggtgaggATAACAGCATTTATGACATAGGACTaggtgagattcaaatgagatatttgtaaagactATAATatttgcacatagtaagagctatataaatgttaactattacaATAACTACTATGCATAAGGCGCTTTGCAATCTTTAATATTCACTATAATTTCTCTgggaataatgatgatgacagccagcatttatataaccttttaagattttaaaagcgctttaaaaatattttctcattttatccccataacaatcctgagaggtaggtgccatCGTGAAACATTTATAAGGCGCTCAGGAAACGCTGGCTATTATCATTCTCCTCTCGgctgtacagatgaggaaactgaggcagggggaggtgaagtgacttgcccagtgcaaCATAGCCAGTGAGTATCTAAGGTTGTTTCGGAACTCAGGCCTAGATGATGGCTCGGAAACGTGGAGGACCCCAAAATACCAGCCTTGCCCTCCCCTCCCGATAACTACCCGTAGGGAAACAGGAAGTGGGGGGGCATCCCTCAGCGCccccccgccccttttccagacCCTTCCGCGCAGCCCCGCCCCCTCCCCGGGCCCAGATCTTGCCTCAGTGAACCCCCCATAAGTGGTCTGGTAGAACTCATCTTCCTCCTCTGCCTCTAAGAGCCCAGACAATCGATTCCCTGCGGTCTTCCGGGGTGCTCGGCCCCCGGCCAAGCTCATCCCTTCTCCGGCCGCAGCCGTCACCAGCGGCAGCCCCCGGCTCGCTCGGCGCTCGGCGTTTTCCGCCTGCCCAGCTTCGTCGCCGGAAAGGGGAAGTCGTCACAGACAGAAACAACCGAGCACCGAGCACTCAtttactcctcccctccccacttctcgGCCCCTCCTTTTCCTTGACAGAACCTCGATGGCCCCGCCCCCCACCTTCTGGGGCGGTCCACTTCTCCTCCCTCCACAGCCTTAAGCTCTCCACAGTTTCCAGTAAACTTCTTGAAAGAGGGCTGAGGTCTGAGCCCAAACTGTCTTTGGGCGGTGGCATTAGAACTGGAAGGCCATGTCATTCAGCCTCATTTTAAAGAACAGAAACAGTCATCTAGCAAGTTAATGGCAGGAAGGAACTAGAACCAGTTCAAGGCTTTTGAAGACACAGTCCTTGTCTCACTGGCCTTTCCAGTTGTCTTTGCCTTCAAAAACAAGGAATCAGATAGCCTTCTTTAAGGACTGACTTGTCAACAAAGCTATTAAAAATGATGTGTGGACTATGGCACTATGTTTCTGTGAAATGGTGTGTTAAGAACAACACAAGAGAATGATTCTATTgtgtatatgtcatatatatgtataaatatatataacgaGGATGAGAACAGCACCTTTCTCATAGGACTGGTGTgggactcaaatgaaataatatttgtaaaagtacctgccacatagtaagcactatactgtaaaaatgttagctataattataTATGAGACATTGTGCAATCTTTTGTTTGTTACAACTCCTCTGGAAATACATGATGATAgataaatagtatttatataacactttaaggtttgacaTATACCAAATATGATAGCTGTTGTTCATCCACTGTGTGCGTATTTGGGtgtgttttaaatccttaccttttgttttaggaTCATTTCTAAGGACTAgggaatggggttaagtgacttggtcaggaccacatagctaggaagtatcctggggccagatttgaacctaagtcccctgactccaagtcttgaCCATCAACTTCATATAGCTTCCACTCaacctttgttttaaaaaagaaccaataACATCAGGGGTGCTCATGATAGATTTAAATGAGGAAGACTTtcacaaagttatcagcctcactctctctttcagagtcatcaaagtccagaaaCAAGACAAAAGTtattggtgatggcccaggatgcctTGTTAACTTAGATGTTTGAACAAGCTCTAAGCACATCACAGTACCAACTTcatctgccttcatggccattggaacaaactatTTTCATCTGTTGATTCTGATAGGGGGAAGTTTTCAGTGCCTGGGATAGTTGtcttgaggcctgtcagttactctCCATCTAGTTTGACCCATCTGCCATGACAGCCTCTTGGGGACACAGTTGAGTTGGGTGCCAGGTTGACACCAAAGGTG
The window above is part of the Gracilinanus agilis isolate LMUSP501 chromosome 4, AgileGrace, whole genome shotgun sequence genome. Proteins encoded here:
- the VPS72 gene encoding vacuolar protein sorting-associated protein 72 homolog isoform X1 → MSLAGGRAPRKTAGNRLSGLLEAEEEDEFYQTTYGGFTEESGDDEYQGDQSDTEDEVDSDFDIDEGDEPASDGDGDEPRRKRRVVTKAYKEPIKSLRPRKVSTPAGSSQKAREEKTLLPLELQDDGLDSRKSMRQSTAEHTRQTFLRVQERQGQSRRRKGPHCERPLTQEELLREAKITEELNLRSLENYERLEADKKKQVHKKRKCPGPVITYHSMTVPLLAEPGPKEENVDVEGSLCLLLIVFLSIRLEPTPVVSAVAPHSGAGPVLPPARCSRTFITFSDDATFEECFPRGKPPKIPVREVCPVTHRPALYRDPVTDIPYATARAFKIIREAYKKYITAHGLPPAASALGPGPPPPEPLPGPGPRALRQKIIIK
- the VPS72 gene encoding vacuolar protein sorting-associated protein 72 homolog isoform X2, producing the protein MSLAGGRAPRKTAGNRLSGLLEAEEEDEFYQTTYGGFTEESGDDEYQGDQSDTEDEVDSDFDIDEGDEPASDGDGDEPRRKRRVVTKAYKEPIKSLRPRKVSTPAGSSQKAREEKTLLPLELQDDGLDSRKSMRQSTAEHTRQTFLRVQERQGQSRRRKGPHCERPLTQEELLREAKITEELNLRSLENYERLEADKKKQVHKKRKCPGPVITYHSMTVPLLAEPGPKEENVDVEGLEPTPVVSAVAPHSGAGPVLPPARCSRTFITFSDDATFEECFPRGKPPKIPVREVCPVTHRPALYRDPVTDIPYATARAFKIIREAYKKYITAHGLPPAASALGPGPPPPEPLPGPGPRALRQKIIIK